The proteins below are encoded in one region of Colletotrichum lupini chromosome 5, complete sequence:
- a CDS encoding exonuclease, with product MSFVDLKHIPCPKGEQCTAFMCLFQHTADRDKMAAPSAPALNASGTSAKRSTDTTTDATRDGPRKRLKVAQDVRNPADSTSPPTPVKTTSKQDVTAPRPDDTLSPVARPISPPPLKRPSSSSSTVVKKLPQSKPVAPSLASSSDLRKSLNHSAPSRSSPLSSSINPPTKRKADSSATTASHSSPVNLTSIQKDTPSTPSKPDPPKKIRKVEVLNPRLLKSSPAKFEIRFKLVQLLHEQYARLNNELKKTAKDAEEKQLLLTDQDLIWRVLDEEESTAIEKGAIYSNVIKNKIMQYKKMTLLQWKEERVVQRRQTTQKGPHSKATAPPKKIVTGLTLAQEVQLVRQLITPIDGLAAHGYVSSVPAEADIQKAREGLDAAKGWEKCDRCDKRFQMFPGRREEDGALASGGSCTFHWGKTYFPERQLGDRSQQPKRYRCCGQAVGDSAGCHSNAHHVFKASDPKRLASVLNYAETPANPNAPTDRAVGFDCEMCYTVHGLELIRLTATSWPTGEELLDVLVQPIGEILDLNSRYSGVWPEDMASAEPWTAKEEDPTPAQAKKMSSPKKTKKKMKIVSSPEVARDLLFALISPETPLIGHGLENDLNAVRIVHPTIIDTVLLYPHKHGLPYRLGLKMLMDSLLNRKIQVETAGKVQGHDSAEDARAAGDLVRLKLSEEWKSMKLKGWKLEGGEFVPPGGKVDDFNGHLTAEFLESAL from the coding sequence ATGTCCTTTGTAGACCTCAAACACATTCCCTGTCCCAAGGGAGAGCAATGCACAGCTTTCATGTGCCTCTTCCAGCATACAGCAGACAGGGATAAGATGGCGGCACCATCAGCACCGGCACTCAACGCGTCAGGAACGTCGGCAAAAAGGTCGACTGATACCACGACGGATGCAACCCGGGATGGCCCTCGAAAACGTCTGAAGGTTGCCCAAGACGTCAGAAACCCCGCCGATTCTACAAGTCCTCCCACTCCTGTCAAAACGACCTCAAAACAAGACGTTACCGCACCAAGACCAGATGACACTCTGTCACCTGTCGCTCGGCCCATCTCACCTCCACCTTTAAAGCGTCcgtcgtcctcctcctccacggTCGTGAAGAAGCTTCCACAGTCTAAACCAGTCGCCCCTTCTCTCGCTTCTTCGTCCGACCTCAGGAAGTCACTGAATCACTCTGCTCCAAGCAGGTCCTCTCCTTTATCATCGTCTATTAATCCTCCAACTAAACGCAAGGCTGATTCATCTGCCACTACTGCATCTCATTCTTCCCCAGTAAACCTAACTTCAATACAAAAAGACACTCCTTCCACTCCATCCAAGCCTGACCCTCCTAAGAAGATCAGGAAGGTCGAGGTTCTCAACCCTCGTTTACTCAAATCATCACCAGCAAAGTTTGAGATACGATTCAAGCTAGTGCAGCTGCTACATGAACAATACGCCCGCCTGAACAACGAGCTCAAGAAGACTGCCAAAGACGCAGAAGAGAAGCAGCTCCTTCTCACAGATCAAGATCTCATTTGGAGAGTCCTTGACGAAGAAGAATCCACGGCGATAGAGAAAGGCGCCATCTACTCAAACGTAATCAAAAACAAAATCATGCAGTACAAAAAGATGACACTCCTTCAGTGGAAGGAGGAGAGAGTCGTTCAACGCCGCCAGACGACTCAAAAGGGCCCTCACAGCAAGGCTACCGCCCCTCCCAAGAAGATTGTTACGGGCTTGACCCTGGCCCAGGAAGTCCAGCTTGTTCGCCAACTCATCACCCCCATCGACGGCCTTGCCGCCCACGGCTACGTCTCCTCTGTCCCTGCCGAGGCCGACATCCAGAAAGCCCGTGAGGGTCTTGATGCTGCAAAGGGTTGGGAGAAGTGTGACCGCTGCGACAAGCGCTTCCAGATGTTCCCTggaagaagagaagaggaTGGAGCTCTCGCCTCTGGTGGCAGTTGCACCTTCCACTGGGGCAAAACCTACTTTCCCGAGCGCCAGTTGGGCGATAGATCTCAGCAACCCAAACGCTACCGATGCTGTGGGCAGGCTGTCGGAGACTCTGCCGGCTGCCACTCCAACGCTCACCACGTTTTCAAGGCATCAGATCCCAAGAGACTGGCTTCCGTTCTCAACTACGCCGAGACGCCCGCCAACCCCAATGCTCCCACCGACAGAGCTGTTGGCTTCGACTGCGAAATGTGCTACACGGTCCATGGCCTTGAGCTCATTCGCCTAACTGCAACATCGTGGCCTACTGGAGAAGAGCTATTGGATGTCCTCGTTCAACCCATCGGTGAGATCCTTGATCTCAACTCGCGCTACTCGGGTGTGTGGCCTGAAGACATGGCATCCGCCGAGCCCTGGACTGCAAAGGAAGAAGACCCAACTCCTGCCCAGGCGAAGAAGATGTCGAGCCCCAAGAAGACCaagaagaagatgaagatTGTGTCGTCGCCTGAAGTTGCTCGCGACCTTCTCTTTGCTCTCATCAGTCCCGAGACTCCACTAATTGGACACGGACTGGAGAATGACTTGAACGCCGTTCGCATCGTCCACCCTACTATCATTGACACTGTTCTTCTTTACCCTCACAAGCACGGCCTTCCGTACCGCCTTGGCCTGAAGATGCTCATGGACAGCCTTCTTAACCGTAAAATTCAAGTTGAGACGGCTGGCAAGGTTCAGGGACACGACAGTGCGGAAGACGCCCGGGCTGCGGGAGATCTCGTGCGCCTGAAGCTCTCCGAGGAATGGAAGAGCATGAAGCTCAAAGGTTGGAAGCTTGAGGGGGGTGAGTTCGTGCCGCCCGGCGGCAAGGTGGACGATTTCAATGGTCACTTGACTGCCGAGTTCCTTGAATCTGCCCTTTAG
- a CDS encoding ribosomal protein L7Ae/L30e/S12e/Gadd45, whose amino-acid sequence MEFWDALGDRGGRMGGDGSKGTVCAKPFRDVRLSFRVRQERQGQDLNLVRFDPLRFTPEYPNPTTATMRPTQALMGGPSVPHGKYSHYLGWWGHIGGEKQRGIITYGITPNRQNPFAGAAHDAVFNTWRRFSHQVLYFLPPLVAGWYIMDWATHRNHYLNSKQGRAEFGDEDKNRCGSARIYRGTEAPQSHSCRAESFNSHDRRLPTPESLAVANRHLHPSSYRFQFKASPKKTATMAAEKPDRKEKKDKKRSVSDGAIKKDKKDKKDKKEKKEKLERALDEHLQADVAATTVASGDVTTVVADGLPVVGALVPFAVPLADEKAMKKVMKSIRKDAVPTRISPASKKTLHSQNKRLKNTITAAKNNTLKRGVKEVVKTLRKSPAAGPGNTAFPGVVVIAGDISPMDVISHLPVLCEDHNVPYIFVTSRAELGAAAKTKRPTSVVMVSEKRSAADSKKAEKKAGESKGDDEEDDGEDYSEVYAALVKLVQKETAKQSFWA is encoded by the exons ATGGAATTTTGGGACGCACTGGGTGACCGGGGTGGTCGGATGGGTGGTGACGGTTCGAAAGGAACAGTCTGCGCTAAGCCGTTTCGGGACGTGCGCCTCAGCTTTCGGGTTCGGCAGGAAAGGCAAGGACAAGATTTGAACCTCGTCCGATTCGACCCTCTCCGATTTACTCCAGAATATCCAAACCC CACAACCGCCACGATGAGACCTACGCAAGCTCTTATGGGAGGACCCAGCGTCCCCCACGGAAAGTACTCTCA CTACCTCGGCTGGTGGGGACACATTG GTGGCGAGAAGCAGAGAGGCATCATCACCTACGGCATCACCCCCAACCGCCAGAACCCCTTCGCCGGCGCCGCCCACGACGCCGTCTTCAACACCTGGCGCCGCTTCAGCCACCAGGTCCTCTACTTCCTCCCTCCCCTGGTCGCCGGCTGGTACATCATGGACTGGGCCACCCACCG CAACCACTACTTGAACTCCAAGCAGGGCCGCGCCGAGTTCGGCGACGAGGA CAAAAACCGATGCGGTTCGGCGCGGATATACCGTGGCACCGAAGCTCCCCAATCGCACAGCTGCAGAG CCGAAAGCTTCAATTCCCACGACCGTCGCCTGCCCACCCCGGAGTCCCTCGCCGTCGCCAATCGCCATTTGCACCCTTCCTCTTACAGGTTTCAATTCAAAGCATCACCAAAGAAAACCGCTACAATGGCCGCCGAGAAGCCCGACcgcaaggagaagaaggacaaGAAGCGCTCCGTGTCCGACGGCGCCATCAAGAAGGACAAGAAGGATAAGAAGgacaagaaggagaagaaggagaagctcGAGCGCGCCCTCGACGAGCACCTCCAGGCTGACGTCGCCGCGACCACCGTCGCCAGCGGCGATGTCACCACCGTCGTCGCTGATGGCCTCCCCGTCGTCGGCGCCCTCGTGCCCTTTGCCGTGCCGTTGGCCGATGAGAAGGCCATGAAGAAGGTCATGAAGTCCATTCGCAAGG ACGCGGTACCTACGCGGATCTCACCGGCCAGCAAGAAGACTCTTCATTCTCAGAACAAAAGACTAAAAAACACCATCACAGCCGCCAAGAACAACACCCTCAAGCGCGGCGTCAAGGAAGTCGTCAAGACCCTCCGCAAGTCCCCCGCCGCCGGCCCCGGCAACACCGCCTTCCCCggcgtcgtcgtcatcgccGGCGACATCTCCCCCATGGACGTCATCTCCCACCTCCCCGTCCTCTGCGAGGACCACAACGTCCCCTACATCTTCGTCACCTCCCGCGCCGAGCTCGGCGCCGCCGCCAAGACGAAGCGCCCCACCTCCGTCGTCATGGTCTCGGAGAAGCGCTCCGCCGCCGACAGCAAGAAGGCCGAGAAGAAGGCCGGCGAGTCCAAgggcgacgacgaggaggacgacGGCGAGGACTACTCCGAGGTCTACGCCGCGCTCGTCAAGCTCGTGCAGAAGGAGACTGCTAAGCAGTCCTTCTGGGCATAG
- a CDS encoding initiation factor 2 subunit family protein, protein MATVKPSTGDLERYLKTLKVKPLEASIDSLISLLKRRQIQGSELCAVATAHILLQVVAKSKWNDVDSLLEKVQQIGLRLIAAQPKELVVGNIVRRVLSLIRDEAAEDRNEDLSETATEVGGTPTTAVPDPSKLEHQWPPSTYTKQDAGSDYITSGPRPVRPGFLTSASSFHVSKSLFSLLEASPPVDTAGIMAGSPFGKDSGASTPLRGLSTRVHALRSEVCEGIEELKDEIGQVDDQIAGAADVQIHPGDYVLVHQPSATVQKFILRAATRRKFTLFIAAGTAACSGGEPPYASFRKKLAAAGISAINILNSGLMAYMPRINKVILGARAVLANGGILTDAGAGVIARAAKEQGNPVIILSGVYKLCPESYFDEESLVEWGSSMGHVSFADGAMVNGVDVRSAVSEFVPPELLDTYITNLGAHSRNHLSTIIADHYKPEDVDFYLWSTEADR, encoded by the exons ATGGCTACCGTGAAGCCCAGCACGGGGGACCTCGAACGGTACCTCAAAACCCTGAAGGTTAAGCCGTTGGAAGCATCAATTGACAGTCTCATCTC TCTCCTGAAAAGACGACAGATCCAGGGCTCCGAGCTCTGCGCTGTCGCGACCGCACATATTCTCCTTCAGGTTGTGGCCAAGTCGAAATGGAACGACGTCGACTCGTTGCTGGAGAAGGTGCAGCAGATCGGATTGCGCCTCATCGCCGCACAGCCCAAGGAATTGGTCGTTGGCAACATCGTTAGACGCGTGTTGAGCCTGATCCGAGACGAGGCTGCCGAGGACCGAAATGAAGACTTGAGTGAGACTGCCACAGAAGTTGGAGGAACCCCGACGACAGCAGTGCCAGACCCCTCCAAGCTGGAGCACCAATGGCCCCCCTCTACATATACCAAGCAGGATGCCGGTTCAGACTACATCACGAGCGGCCCAAGACCCGTTCGCCCCGGCTTCCTCACGTCCGCGAGCTCTTTCCACGTCTCAAAGTCTCTCTTTTCCCTTCTCGAGGCGTCACCCCCAGTGGACACTGCTGGCATCATGGCCGGATCGCCGTTTGGCAAGGACTCTGGCGCTTCAACACCCCTTCGTGGACTGTCGACTAGGGTACACGCTCTGAGATCAGAAGTCTGCGAGGGTATCGAGGAGCTCAAGGACGAGATCGGCCAGGTGGACGACCAGATTGCAGGAGCTGCGGATGTTCAGATTCACCCCGGAGACTATGTGTTGGTGCACCAGCCTTCAGCCACGGTCCAGAAGTTCATCCTACGCGCTGCAACAAGAAGAAAGTTCACCCTGTTCATCGCTGCCGGAACGGCTGCCTGCTCCGGTGGGGAGCCGCCATATGCATCTTTCAGGAAGAAGCTTGCAGCAGCGGGCATCAGTGCGATCAACATCCTCAACAGCGGTCTGATGGCCTACATGCCCCGGATTAACAAGGTGATTCTGGGAGCAAGAGCCGTCCTGGCCAACGGCGGCATCCTGACAGATGCAGGCGCTGGTGTGATTGCACGCGCAGCCAAGGAGCAGGGCAACCCGGTGATTATCCTCAGCGGTGTCTACAAGCTCTGCCCAGAGAGCTACTTTGACGAAGAGAGCCTCGTAGAATGGGGAAGCTCTATGGGCCATGTCAGCTTCGCAGACGGAGCCATGGTCAACGGTGTCGACGTTCGCAGCGCAGTCAGTGAGTTTGTGCCTCCCGAACTGCTCGACACCTACATTACCAATCT TGGCGCACACTCGCGGAACCATCTGTCTACTATCATCGCGGATCACTACAAGCCAGAGGATGTGGATTTCTATCTCTGGAGCACGGAGGCTGACCGATGA
- a CDS encoding dullard-like phosphatase, whose translation MNSLNIITSRVSPPPSPVASRSNSIGSLGLAVQPDSDQQSGEGADKQGDDQDEDVFPLEKTAFEQRNDAHGALDLASEATPLIGGESKEAGLRSTSWHSLPRRIAAGFINSLRWVLSTLAAPGVYLIACLYDDAGDFSLFYPFKRLFGLHNRSNKKLATDFAGSVDEKSGRQGSAGYGGVAYSRPVGSSGSSSSGISSESDSDADRRRRGSTGRHSRSKSAAEEIAPARRSIRIKLHSEDALPQRKHRKTQSAAARPKGSGESGSSDISAQLKSPTSPAGALTRYPKTPAPPRPLIPRRQPSYLNLEPSTDPKYQKTLILDLDETLIHSMSKGGRMSTGHMVEVRLNQTYVGAGGQTSIGPQHPILYWVNKRPHCDDFLRRVCKWYNLVVFTASVQEYADPVIDWLEAERKFFSARYYRQHCTFRQGAFIKDLSSVEPDLSKVMILDNSPLSYMFHQDNAIPIQGWINDPTDNDLLHLVPLLEGLQYVSDVRALLALRGGEDGQHMA comes from the exons ATGAACTCCCTGAATATCATCACCTCTCGCGTCTCTCCGCCGCCGAGTCCGGTTGCCTCGCGATCCAACTCCATTGGCTCCTTGGGATTGGCCGTCCAACCTGACAGCGACCAGCAAAGTGGCGAAGGCGCAGACAAACAGGGCGACGACCAAGACGAAGATGTTTTCCCCCTCGAAAAGACGGCTTTCGAACAGCGCAACGACGCACATGGTGCATTAGACCTCGCGAGCGAAGCTACGCCGCTAATAGGGGGAGAATCGAAAGAAGCAGGGCTGAGATCAACTTCATGGCACTCATTGCCTCGGCGCATCGCTGCCGGCTTTATCAATTCCCTCCGCTGGGTATTGTCCACCCTTGCCGCCCCGGGCGTGTATCTGATTGCCTGCCTTTATGACGACGCAGGGGATTTCTCGCTCTTTTACCCATTCAAAAGATTATTCGGCTTGCACAATAGAAGCAACAAAAAGCTCGCGACAGACTTTGCTGGCTCCGTGGACGAAAAGTCGGGCCGGCAGGGTAGCGCCGGATATGGAGGGGTTGCGTACTCAAGACCAGTGGGATCATCAGGTTCATCTTCTTCAGGCATATCTTCAGAATCAGACTCGGATGCCGATCGCCGACGCCGGGGCTCCACCGGTCGACACTCGCGTTCAAAGTCCGCAGCGGAAGAGATTGCGCCAGCACGGAGGTCTATTCGGATCAAGCTACACAGTGAGGATGCTCTTCCGCAACGAAAGCACCGAAAGACGCAGTCTGCGGCAGCACGGCCCAAGGGCAGTGGTGAATCTGGCTCTTCCGACATTTCCGCGCAACTCAAGTCTCCGACGTCTCCCGCAGGCGCGCTGACGCGATATCCAAAGACACCGGCCCCTCCTCGACCCTTGATTCCTCGACGACAACCATCATACCTCAACCTCGAGCCTTCGACCGATCCCAAGTACCAAAAGACTCTCATTCTGGACCTCGACGAAACCCTGATTCACAGCATGTCCAAGGGGGGACGCATGAGTACGGGGCATATGGTTGAGGTCAGATTAAACCAGACGTACGTCGGTGCCGGAGGCCAAACATCGATCGGACCGCAGCATCCCATTCTGTACTGGGTTAACAAACGTCCACACTGTGATGACTTCCTCCGTCGG GTTTGCAAATGGTATAACCTCGTCGTTTTCACGGCCTCGGTCCAGGAATATGCGGACCCCGTGATAGACTGGTTAGAGGCAGAGAGGAAATTCTTCTCGGCGCGATACTACAGGCAGCACTGCACGTTCCGACAGGGAGCCTTCATCAAGGACCTTAGTTCCGTTGAGCCGGACTTGAGCAAGGTCATGATCTTGGATAATAGTCCACTGAGTTACATGTTCCATCAAG ATAACGCCATCCCTATTCAAGGCTGGATTAACGACCCGACAGACAATGATCTCTTGCATCTAGTGCCACTGCTCGAGGGTCTCCAGTATGTGTCGGACGTGAGGGCGCTGCTTGCATTGCGTGGAGGCGAAGACGGTCAGCATATGGCGTAG
- a CDS encoding SPFH domain/Band 7 family protein, translating to MAQALGFAYRMAVPAAIGIAVVQSSIYDVKGGSRAVIFDRMSGVKDAVINEGTHFLVPWLQRSIVFDVRTKPRNIATTTGSKDLQMVSLTLRVLHRPEVQALPKIYQNLGQDYDERVLPSIGNEVLKSIVAQFDAAELITQREAVSQRISSDLRKRAAEFNIALEDVSITHMTFGKEFTKAVEQKQIAQQDAERARFIVEKAEQERQANVIRAEGEAESAETISKAIAKNGDGLVQIRKIEAARDIAATLSSNPNVAYLPSGGKSGNQMLLNVGRP from the exons ATGGCTCAAGCTCTGGGCTTTGCGTACCGCATGGCCGTCCCTGCGGCCATTGGTATCGCGGTCGTGCAGTCGTCAATCTACGATGTCAAGGGTGGATCCAGAGCAGTCATCTTTGACAGGATGTCCGGTGTCAAGGATGCCGTCATCAACGAGGGCACGCACTTCCTCGTGCCGTGGCTGCAGAGGAGCATCGTCTTTGACGTGCGGACGAAGCCGAGAAACATCGCGACGACGACGGGCAGCAAGGATCTCCAGATGGTCAGCTTGACCCTCCGTGTGCTGCACCGGCCCGAAGTCCAGGCTCTCCCCAAGATCTACCAG AACCTCGGCCAAGACTACGACGAGAGAGTCCTCCCCTCCATCGGGAACGAGGTCCTCAAGTCCATCGTCGCCCAGTTCGACGCCGCCGAGCTCATCACCCAGCGCGAGGCCGTCTCCCAGCGCATCAGCTCCGACCTCCGCAAGCGCGCCGCCGAGTTCAACATCGCCCTCGAGGACGTCTCCATCACGCACATGACCTTCGGCAAGGAGTTCACAAAGGCCGTCGAGCAGAAGCAGATTGCCCAGCAGGACGCCGAGCGCGCGCGCTTCATCGTCGAAAAGGCCGAGCAGGAGCGCCAGGCCAACGTCATCCGCGCCGAGGGCGAGGCCGAGTCCGCCGAGACGATCAGCAAGGCCATCGCCAAGAACGGCGACGGCCTCGTGCAGATTCGAAAGATTGAGGCCGCGCGGGATATCGCGGCGACGCTGTCGTCGAATCCGAACGTCGCGTACTTGCCGAGCGGCGGTAAGAGCGGTAACCAGATGCTGTTGAACGTTGGCCGGCCGTAA